One region of Ahniella affigens genomic DNA includes:
- a CDS encoding C25 family cysteine peptidase: MRAFRVDLAVLLGGLLVFGMGGALAAPKIYRYDNATSGATGHVTSNGNCTSGTGALDRTFSVSDSFTVQSIAIGVNVSHNERGDYRMLLIAPGGTSFQFMNQGTDTDDNYDVLVADGFSATEPLTPALDDNDADPVAEPYFLRLVEVTGMNFYTGNASGTWTLRLCDRDNNGVNGTFNRAKLILTENASVSQGTCATRMTYDWGSNGNNANFTSTTVNGVTMTETRADSLGGAGIAGNLVTTTATTGNHAGYYQFFVDVVDGSGTEIESVGQLTEFTFSTEVNDLTFAITDNDWADADFEDYTTVAGYDADGNYVPWEYTGGSSTQRAGDVVEGDAAAADTATTGNMNVEFSRPVKRVLIDYLVGDDFDDATLPDDQKTGITDFTFCSFDLGDAPSSYNVSIAGNGPRHVLKDRLIRIGATVPDGETDSAGNAAANVDGADEDGVTTWPTYVSTGMTCSGVSVTAGQYCVALAVTNTSGRDAQLVGWIDFNGDGDFNDTGERSQPRLRYSSGGPIAGADDTTFTTGNVPTGTSGATRVLVWSGFGVPVNAATATYARLRLTSTLTTSFFSDASPQPNGLAEDGEVEDYLLPAGTLPVSLAQVRSSRDKQGLLIQFSTAAEAGNVGFDIVASDGKSLAAEPIAAGEQGTLGGDYVLHLPGHGVSQFYIDDLAMDGSRKRHGPFEVGKQYGTARIDTDRIDWQSVRDKTRPQLRGKAIANQVLLGISQAGIQRLSFADLKAAGLALGDGVATHTLALRDAGAATPLFVIGGEDGVFGPGDTLEFVASGSSNRYSSQNQLLLSLNGSAVLADSLPQPEQAAPRLIESTYQLGQDRVFNLSLDGAEPWLDESLLAFTTPVALRRTFTLPGMAPLSPVSVTLRLLGGTDFAVSGPDHSVVASVNSQHRSMLKFDGVVPADITIDIPEGFLPGTQELALDLPSDLGLPFDLVHFDQAEIRYQRYTHLSNGRFDGTFEAGPGFALTGVDRAGSLWALGNGQAWRMPIQAGAQNWAGNPALGSTLQWFAAATELAGKPTILPASAPAQLPEAADFLIISHPSFLSSLDDYVNLQRTRGYRPVVVSTAAIYALSDDQEPGAQPISDFIRASHAKTPLKYVTLIGADTYDYRNNLGIGSVSFVPTHYVRTSLFIAQTPSDSKYVDFDDDQVPDVAIGRIPARTPDELVRMIRKIKVQDARRIDRALFVAGADDSGAKRFNELSLDFASGLPISTNTQLVEFNQVGRDATRQSILDGFNSGMPLISYTGHTAPGLWDFNGLLFSQDAATFRNGGAPSLVTQWGCWNSYFVDPYAQGLSHQLLAAEGGAGTVYGATTLTEDVSHSLLGRLFFEAISAGARTVGEAEIQAKRRLATLRPQAIDAQLGMQVLGDPAMPVRVE, encoded by the coding sequence ATGCGCGCTTTCCGGGTTGATCTGGCTGTGTTGTTGGGTGGGTTGTTGGTGTTTGGCATGGGCGGCGCCTTGGCTGCCCCGAAGATCTACCGCTATGACAATGCCACGAGCGGCGCGACCGGTCACGTCACGAGCAATGGCAATTGCACCAGCGGCACCGGCGCTCTGGACCGCACCTTTTCGGTAAGCGACAGCTTCACGGTGCAAAGCATCGCGATTGGCGTGAATGTCAGCCACAACGAACGCGGCGACTACCGCATGCTGCTGATCGCGCCGGGCGGCACATCGTTCCAATTCATGAATCAGGGTACCGACACGGACGACAATTACGATGTCTTGGTTGCCGACGGTTTCAGCGCGACCGAGCCACTGACGCCTGCATTGGACGATAACGATGCGGACCCAGTTGCCGAGCCATACTTTTTGCGGCTGGTCGAAGTGACCGGCATGAATTTTTACACCGGCAATGCGTCCGGTACCTGGACCCTGCGTCTTTGCGACCGCGACAACAATGGCGTCAACGGCACATTCAATCGCGCCAAGCTGATCCTGACCGAAAACGCATCGGTCTCGCAGGGCACGTGCGCGACTCGGATGACCTACGACTGGGGCAGCAACGGCAATAATGCCAACTTCACCAGCACGACCGTCAATGGTGTCACCATGACGGAAACCCGGGCCGACAGCCTGGGTGGCGCGGGTATTGCCGGCAACTTGGTGACAACCACCGCCACGACCGGCAATCACGCAGGGTATTACCAGTTCTTTGTCGACGTCGTGGACGGCTCGGGCACCGAGATCGAATCGGTCGGCCAGCTGACCGAGTTCACCTTCTCGACCGAAGTCAATGATCTGACTTTCGCGATCACTGATAACGATTGGGCCGACGCCGATTTCGAGGACTACACCACGGTGGCCGGCTACGACGCCGATGGCAACTACGTGCCTTGGGAGTACACCGGCGGCAGTTCGACGCAACGTGCTGGCGATGTGGTTGAAGGCGATGCCGCCGCGGCCGACACCGCAACTACAGGCAACATGAATGTCGAGTTCTCGAGGCCAGTCAAGCGCGTATTGATCGACTATCTGGTAGGCGATGACTTTGACGACGCCACGCTGCCGGACGACCAGAAGACTGGCATTACCGACTTCACCTTCTGCAGTTTTGATCTGGGCGATGCGCCGTCGAGTTACAACGTCAGCATCGCGGGCAACGGTCCCCGGCATGTGTTGAAGGACCGCTTGATCCGGATTGGCGCTACCGTCCCCGACGGGGAAACCGACAGTGCTGGCAATGCTGCCGCGAATGTCGATGGCGCCGACGAGGATGGCGTCACCACGTGGCCGACCTATGTGTCGACCGGGATGACGTGCTCGGGCGTCAGCGTGACGGCGGGCCAGTACTGCGTGGCGCTCGCCGTGACGAATACCTCAGGACGCGATGCGCAACTCGTTGGCTGGATCGACTTCAATGGCGATGGCGATTTCAATGACACCGGCGAGCGTTCCCAGCCTCGTCTGCGCTACAGCAGCGGCGGACCTATTGCGGGCGCCGACGATACGACCTTTACCACCGGCAATGTCCCCACCGGGACCAGCGGCGCGACGCGCGTGCTGGTCTGGAGTGGTTTTGGCGTGCCAGTTAATGCAGCCACCGCGACCTATGCGCGCCTGCGCCTGACTTCGACGCTCACAACGAGTTTCTTCAGCGACGCGTCGCCGCAACCCAATGGTCTGGCCGAAGATGGCGAGGTCGAAGACTATTTGCTGCCGGCTGGCACCCTGCCTGTCAGCCTGGCTCAGGTCCGCTCCAGCCGCGACAAGCAAGGCCTGCTGATCCAGTTCTCGACTGCTGCCGAGGCCGGCAACGTGGGTTTCGACATCGTTGCGTCGGACGGCAAGTCGCTCGCTGCCGAGCCGATCGCAGCCGGGGAACAAGGCACGCTCGGGGGCGACTACGTGTTGCATCTGCCAGGCCACGGCGTCAGTCAGTTTTATATTGACGATTTGGCGATGGACGGATCGCGCAAACGGCACGGCCCCTTTGAAGTTGGCAAGCAATACGGCACCGCCCGGATCGACACGGATCGCATCGACTGGCAATCAGTGCGTGACAAAACGCGGCCGCAGCTTCGCGGCAAAGCGATTGCGAACCAAGTGTTGCTGGGCATCAGCCAGGCGGGGATCCAGCGCCTCAGTTTTGCCGATCTGAAGGCGGCCGGCTTAGCTCTTGGCGATGGGGTCGCGACCCACACGCTGGCACTGCGCGACGCTGGCGCCGCGACCCCATTGTTTGTCATCGGCGGCGAAGATGGCGTCTTTGGCCCTGGTGACACCCTCGAATTCGTCGCGTCCGGTAGTTCGAACCGCTACAGCAGCCAGAACCAGCTGCTGCTCAGTCTGAACGGGTCAGCCGTGTTGGCCGACAGCCTGCCGCAACCAGAGCAAGCGGCGCCCAGATTGATCGAAAGCACGTATCAACTCGGACAGGATCGCGTCTTCAACCTGAGTCTCGATGGCGCGGAACCGTGGCTCGATGAGAGCCTGCTGGCCTTCACGACGCCGGTCGCGCTGCGTCGAACATTCACGCTGCCCGGCATGGCGCCGTTGAGCCCGGTGTCGGTCACCTTGAGACTCCTGGGCGGCACCGACTTCGCGGTGTCCGGCCCCGACCACTCGGTGGTCGCCAGCGTCAATTCGCAGCACCGGAGCATGCTGAAATTCGATGGGGTGGTGCCGGCCGACATTACGATTGATATTCCGGAGGGCTTCCTCCCCGGCACGCAGGAGCTGGCGCTCGATCTGCCATCGGATTTGGGCTTGCCGTTCGACTTGGTCCATTTTGACCAGGCCGAGATTCGCTACCAACGCTACACCCATTTGAGCAACGGCCGGTTTGACGGCACCTTTGAGGCGGGCCCAGGCTTCGCGCTGACGGGCGTCGATCGTGCCGGCAGCCTCTGGGCGCTCGGCAATGGTCAAGCCTGGCGCATGCCGATTCAGGCAGGCGCGCAAAACTGGGCGGGCAACCCGGCCCTTGGCAGCACCCTGCAATGGTTCGCTGCCGCGACGGAATTGGCCGGTAAACCGACCATCCTGCCGGCGAGCGCGCCCGCGCAGTTGCCCGAAGCGGCCGACTTCCTGATCATCAGTCACCCAAGCTTCTTGTCCAGTCTGGACGACTATGTGAACCTGCAGCGCACGCGCGGCTATCGGCCTGTGGTCGTGAGCACCGCCGCGATCTATGCCTTGAGCGATGACCAGGAGCCAGGCGCCCAGCCCATCAGCGACTTCATTCGCGCCAGCCATGCCAAGACGCCACTGAAGTACGTGACGCTCATTGGCGCCGACACGTATGACTACCGCAACAATCTGGGTATCGGATCGGTCAGCTTTGTACCCACTCACTATGTCCGGACCAGCCTGTTCATCGCGCAGACGCCGTCGGATTCGAAATATGTCGATTTCGACGATGACCAAGTCCCCGACGTTGCCATTGGCCGGATTCCGGCCCGAACGCCGGACGAGCTCGTCCGGATGATTCGCAAGATCAAAGTGCAGGATGCGCGCCGCATCGACCGGGCCTTGTTCGTTGCCGGCGCCGACGACTCCGGTGCGAAGCGCTTCAACGAATTGAGCCTCGACTTTGCGAGCGGGCTGCCCATCAGCACCAATACCCAACTTGTGGAGTTCAATCAGGTCGGTCGCGATGCCACCCGCCAGTCCATTCTGGATGGCTTTAATAGCGGTATGCCATTGATCTCGTACACCGGCCACACCGCGCCCGGCCTGTGGGATTTCAACGGCCTGTTGTTCTCACAGGACGCGGCCACGTTCAGAAATGGTGGCGCACCGAGCCTGGTCACCCAGTGGGGCTGCTGGAACAGCTATTTTGTCGATCCGTATGCGCAGGGCCTGTCGCATCAACTGCTCGCCGCAGAAGGCGGCGCCGGGACCGTTTACGGTGCCACGACCCTGACGGAGGATGTCTCGCACAGCCTGCTTGGCCGCCTGTTCTTTGAAGCGATCAGTGCCGGTGCCCGGACGGTCGGCGAGGCCGAAATCCAGGCCAAGCGTCGTCTGGCTACGCTCAGGCCGCAGGCCATCGACGCCCAACTCGGCATGCAGGTGCTGGGCGACCCGGCGATGCCGGTCCGGGTAGAATAG
- a CDS encoding electron transfer flavoprotein subunit beta/FixA family protein → MKILVAYKRVVDYNVRVQVKPDGSGVAIEGVKLSPNPFDDIALEEALRLREKGIATEVIVTTIGPADCQAHLRNGLAMGANRAIHVVTDAAIQPLTAARVLKKLVEKEQPGIVLLGKQAIDDDCNQTGQMLAALLDCAQATFASKVEVTGSVARVTREVDAGLETLEVDLPAVITTDLRLNEPRFIKLPDIMKAKSKPLETVAFDSLAVESGDHLSITNYAPPAKRSKGVMVKDVPELVAALKAKGLL, encoded by the coding sequence ATGAAAATTCTGGTCGCTTACAAGCGCGTTGTCGACTACAACGTGCGCGTGCAAGTCAAACCCGATGGCTCGGGCGTGGCCATCGAGGGGGTCAAGTTGTCCCCGAACCCGTTCGACGACATTGCGCTCGAGGAAGCGTTGCGTCTGCGCGAGAAAGGCATTGCCACCGAAGTGATTGTGACCACGATCGGCCCGGCAGATTGTCAGGCGCACTTGCGCAATGGTCTGGCCATGGGCGCCAATCGCGCGATCCATGTCGTCACCGACGCCGCGATTCAGCCGCTGACGGCCGCCCGGGTCCTGAAAAAACTCGTGGAAAAAGAGCAGCCTGGAATTGTTCTGCTCGGCAAGCAGGCGATCGATGACGACTGCAACCAGACCGGCCAGATGCTGGCGGCGCTGCTCGACTGCGCGCAAGCCACGTTTGCGTCGAAGGTGGAAGTGACCGGCTCGGTCGCGCGGGTGACGCGCGAAGTGGACGCGGGCCTGGAGACCCTGGAGGTTGACCTGCCCGCGGTCATCACGACCGACCTCCGCCTCAATGAGCCCCGGTTCATCAAGTTGCCGGACATCATGAAGGCCAAGAGCAAGCCCCTGGAAACCGTGGCATTCGACAGCCTCGCCGTCGAATCCGGGGATCACCTGAGCATCACGAACTACGCGCCGCCAGCCAAGCGCAGCAAGGGTGTGATGGTCAAGGACGTGCCAGAACTGGTCGCCGCACTGAAAGCCAAAGGTCTGCTGTAA
- a CDS encoding electron transfer flavoprotein subunit alpha/FixB family protein has translation MSKILIIAEHLNGKLNASTAKCVTAAKAIGGSIEILVLAADPTGVAAEAAKLDAVSKVVTVADPAFAVATAAAYAPTVIAAAAAYTHVLGPSTTFGKDLMPRVAALLGEAQVSDIMTVRDAYTFERPIYAGNAIITVKADPARKVVGTVRTASFAAAGASGSANVETATLPVSVPKHTRFVELKAGAQDRPDLQTAGRVVSGGRALGSGEAFDIIYKLADKLGAAVGASRAAVDAGYVPSDLQVGQTGKIIAPEMYVAIGISGAIQHLTGIKDAGTIIAINKDGEAPIFEIADFGLVGDLFKIVPELTEAL, from the coding sequence ATGAGCAAGATTCTGATCATTGCCGAACATCTGAACGGCAAGTTGAATGCCAGCACGGCGAAGTGCGTGACGGCTGCCAAGGCGATTGGCGGCAGTATTGAGATTCTCGTCCTGGCCGCCGATCCGACCGGCGTGGCCGCTGAAGCAGCCAAGCTCGATGCGGTCAGCAAGGTGGTGACGGTTGCGGATCCCGCCTTTGCCGTTGCAACCGCCGCTGCGTATGCGCCGACGGTGATTGCGGCCGCAGCGGCGTACACCCATGTACTCGGTCCGTCGACGACCTTTGGCAAAGACCTGATGCCGCGCGTCGCCGCGCTGCTTGGTGAGGCCCAGGTCAGCGACATCATGACCGTCCGCGACGCTTATACGTTCGAGCGCCCGATCTATGCCGGCAACGCGATCATCACGGTCAAGGCTGATCCGGCCCGGAAGGTCGTTGGCACCGTGCGTACGGCGTCGTTTGCTGCAGCTGGTGCGTCTGGCTCGGCGAACGTGGAAACGGCCACATTGCCTGTGTCGGTACCCAAGCACACGCGTTTTGTCGAGCTGAAGGCTGGCGCGCAGGATCGTCCGGACTTGCAAACGGCCGGTCGCGTGGTTTCGGGTGGTCGTGCGCTCGGTTCAGGCGAAGCGTTCGACATCATCTACAAACTGGCTGACAAACTCGGCGCGGCTGTCGGTGCGTCGCGTGCGGCGGTGGATGCCGGTTACGTGCCAAGCGATCTGCAGGTCGGTCAAACGGGCAAGATCATCGCGCCAGAAATGTATGTGGCGATCGGCATCTCGGGCGCGATCCAGCATCTGACCGGCATCAAGGATGCCGGCACCATTATCGCGATCAACAAGGACGGCGAGGCGCCGATCTTCGAAATCGCCGATTTTGGTCTCGTTGGAGACCTGTTCAAGATCGTACCGGAGTTGACCGAGGCGCTCTGA
- a CDS encoding c-type cytochrome: MTPYDLQFMKRFALIIAALMALTVVLIVAAHHIYGKQEREPNAAIAAQVGERISPIGAVYAGATGDAALALAQQRAAEAAKAQVAYDGTLDGGVIYGKLCTTCHTGGVAGAPKLEKAAWAARIAQGNDTLYTHAIGGFAGAAGNMPARGGNPSLTDDQVKATVDWMLANLQ; this comes from the coding sequence ATGACGCCGTATGACCTGCAATTCATGAAGCGCTTTGCCTTGATCATCGCTGCCCTGATGGCGCTGACCGTGGTGCTGATCGTTGCCGCACACCACATCTACGGCAAACAGGAGCGCGAACCGAATGCAGCCATCGCCGCCCAGGTTGGCGAACGCATCTCGCCAATCGGCGCGGTTTACGCTGGTGCAACGGGTGACGCCGCGCTGGCCCTGGCACAGCAGCGCGCGGCCGAAGCGGCCAAGGCTCAAGTGGCCTATGACGGCACCCTGGACGGTGGCGTGATCTACGGCAAGCTCTGCACCACCTGCCACACCGGCGGCGTGGCGGGCGCACCGAAGCTCGAAAAGGCAGCGTGGGCCGCACGCATCGCCCAAGGCAACGACACCCTGTATACCCACGCGATCGGCGGCTTCGCCGGTGCCGCCGGCAACATGCCGGCACGTGGCGGCAATCCGTCGCTGACCGATGATCAGGTCAAGGCAACGGTCGACTGGATGCTCGCGAATCTGCAGTAA
- the trxA gene encoding thioredoxin TrxA, with protein sequence MSNLIAHASDESFEKDVLKSGEPVLVDFWAEWCAPCKAIAPALDDLATTYQGKMKIVKVNIDHAPKTQMQYRVRGVPTLMLFRNGEVQGTHIGMASKTQLAQFIDKGIA encoded by the coding sequence GTGAGCAATTTGATAGCCCATGCCAGTGATGAGAGCTTCGAGAAGGATGTATTGAAGTCCGGCGAGCCCGTGCTGGTGGATTTCTGGGCCGAATGGTGCGCGCCGTGCAAGGCGATCGCGCCGGCACTGGACGATCTGGCCACGACCTACCAAGGCAAGATGAAGATCGTCAAAGTGAACATTGATCACGCCCCCAAGACGCAGATGCAGTACCGCGTCCGCGGCGTGCCAACCCTGATGCTGTTCCGCAATGGCGAAGTCCAAGGCACCCATATCGGCATGGCCAGCAAGACCCAGCTGGCACAGTTCATTGACAAGGGAATTGCCTGA
- the rhlB gene encoding ATP-dependent RNA helicase RhlB — MSEQVLTDLDFDSFGLALTLSQGLHDTGFIRCTPIQALTLPVALQGRDIAGQAQTGTGKTAAFLVAVMNRLLTQPAKADRRSQDPRAIILAPTRELAIQIDKDAQAIGRHTGLNLALVYGGVDYDKQRRVLQGDVDIVIATPGRLIDYFKQGALALRSIEVVVMDEADRMFDLGFIKDIRFLLRRMPGAKERQNLLFSATLSHRVLELAYEHMNEPEKLVVETETVTTSRVRQVVYFPASEEKLPLLLGLLANKEADRTMIFVNTKAACERVARVLERAKYRVGVLSGDVPQKKRESLLGKFQKGELELLVATDVAARGLHIAGVSHVFNYDLPFDSEDYVHRIGRTARLGAEGDAISFACDEYAVSLPDIEAYIEQKIPTARIEPGMLAEIPRRPPRTELPEGAEAEPSIIADAYSERAERFDRKGGGRTRGPGQAGGRGRDGKPRSDRRTGERSGPPKGDRAERGPRPDRPDRPNRDANRDARPDTAVNPVAAPVNPVLQTEDAAGEGEFRKRRRRRGGRNRHRDAQGVENGQSEQVLETGATAADAQPAKLLQRIKAKLKSMFSRLPLPRRK; from the coding sequence ATGTCAGAACAAGTACTTACTGATTTAGATTTCGATAGCTTCGGGCTTGCCCTGACGCTCTCCCAGGGCCTTCACGACACGGGTTTTATCCGTTGCACCCCGATTCAGGCGCTGACGCTGCCGGTCGCGCTGCAGGGCCGCGACATTGCTGGCCAGGCCCAAACGGGCACCGGCAAAACGGCGGCGTTTCTGGTTGCCGTCATGAACCGCCTGCTGACCCAGCCGGCCAAAGCCGATCGTCGAAGCCAGGACCCGCGCGCCATCATTCTGGCGCCGACCCGCGAACTGGCGATTCAGATTGACAAGGATGCCCAGGCCATCGGCCGGCATACTGGCCTGAACCTGGCTCTGGTTTACGGCGGTGTCGACTACGACAAGCAGCGCAGGGTGCTGCAGGGCGACGTGGACATCGTGATCGCCACGCCGGGTCGCCTGATCGACTACTTCAAGCAGGGCGCGTTGGCGCTTCGAAGTATCGAAGTCGTGGTCATGGACGAGGCGGACCGCATGTTCGACCTCGGGTTTATCAAGGATATCCGCTTCCTGCTTCGGCGCATGCCGGGTGCCAAGGAGCGTCAGAACCTGCTGTTCTCGGCCACCCTGAGTCATCGGGTGCTCGAGTTGGCTTATGAGCACATGAACGAGCCGGAAAAGCTCGTGGTCGAAACCGAGACCGTAACCACCTCGCGCGTCCGCCAGGTGGTGTATTTCCCGGCGTCCGAAGAAAAGCTGCCGTTGCTGCTTGGCCTCTTGGCCAACAAGGAAGCCGATCGGACGATGATCTTCGTCAATACCAAAGCAGCCTGTGAGCGCGTGGCCCGCGTGCTGGAGCGCGCCAAGTATCGCGTCGGTGTGCTGTCTGGCGACGTTCCCCAGAAAAAGCGTGAGAGCCTGCTCGGCAAGTTCCAGAAAGGCGAGTTGGAGTTGCTGGTCGCCACCGATGTCGCCGCCCGCGGCTTGCACATTGCCGGCGTCAGCCACGTGTTCAACTACGATTTGCCGTTTGATTCCGAGGACTATGTGCATCGGATCGGGCGCACCGCCCGGCTTGGCGCGGAGGGCGATGCCATCAGCTTTGCCTGCGACGAATACGCGGTCAGCCTGCCCGACATCGAGGCTTACATCGAGCAAAAGATTCCGACCGCCCGGATCGAGCCTGGAATGCTGGCAGAGATTCCGCGCCGCCCGCCACGGACAGAACTACCCGAAGGTGCCGAGGCGGAGCCGAGCATTATTGCCGATGCCTATTCCGAGCGCGCCGAGCGGTTTGACCGCAAAGGTGGCGGTCGGACGCGCGGGCCAGGTCAGGCTGGCGGCCGTGGGCGCGATGGCAAGCCGCGATCCGATCGGCGTACCGGTGAGCGATCGGGCCCGCCCAAGGGCGATCGAGCTGAGCGGGGGCCGCGTCCGGATCGACCGGATCGTCCGAACCGGGATGCCAACCGCGATGCCCGTCCGGACACCGCAGTGAATCCTGTGGCGGCACCGGTCAATCCAGTTCTCCAGACAGAAGACGCCGCGGGTGAGGGCGAATTCCGCAAACGGCGCCGCCGCCGCGGCGGTCGGAATCGGCATCGAGACGCCCAGGGAGTCGAAAACGGCCAGTCAGAACAAGTGCTGGAAACGGGAGCTACGGCGGCAGATGCGCAGCCAGCCAAGCTGCTGCAGCGCATCAAAGCGAAGCTGAAATCCATGTTCAGCCGCCTGCCGCTACCGCGTCGGAAATAA
- a CDS encoding dockerin type I domain-containing protein, translating into MIRKTKLAAVVLGLAALAGAEMASACSVAAWTGGAQNSPTAGGPPTAQHSRFQGGCSLKSTAVGQTVTDNTPAGASEGAYRVQFYVKANVTGAEVDVFNAKATGGTNVIRVTYDGTNFRFYANTAASPVSVAATNNRWYQVQLNWARGSGTGKMGILVRGNCGTSATCNPVFNDLDSATPAITGLSNNSDGIDTAVLGWIAGAATGDITVDAFESRRATAIARICRDANGSGTVTPGDRTAITNELAGTVITAAAAAPDCNFDGSVTPGDRTCVTNLLAAFETCVNTP; encoded by the coding sequence GTGATCCGAAAGACTAAACTTGCTGCAGTAGTGCTGGGCTTGGCCGCTTTGGCCGGCGCCGAAATGGCCTCTGCTTGTTCCGTCGCTGCCTGGACGGGTGGTGCGCAAAACAGCCCAACCGCCGGTGGCCCGCCAACGGCCCAGCATTCCCGCTTCCAGGGCGGTTGCAGCCTCAAGTCAACAGCTGTCGGTCAGACTGTGACCGACAATACGCCTGCTGGTGCATCGGAAGGTGCGTACCGCGTGCAGTTCTACGTGAAGGCCAATGTGACGGGCGCTGAAGTCGATGTGTTTAATGCCAAGGCCACTGGTGGCACGAACGTCATTCGCGTTACCTATGACGGCACCAACTTCCGCTTCTACGCCAATACCGCGGCCAGCCCGGTTTCTGTTGCTGCGACGAATAACCGCTGGTACCAAGTTCAGCTGAACTGGGCACGCGGCTCAGGCACCGGCAAGATGGGTATCCTGGTTCGCGGAAACTGCGGTACGTCCGCAACTTGCAATCCGGTCTTTAACGACCTTGATTCGGCCACTCCTGCAATCACGGGCCTGAGCAACAACAGCGACGGGATCGACACGGCCGTACTCGGCTGGATCGCTGGCGCCGCAACGGGTGACATTACGGTCGACGCATTTGAGTCTCGTCGTGCAACGGCGATCGCAAGGATTTGCCGCGACGCAAACGGCAGCGGTACCGTCACCCCGGGTGATCGCACTGCGATCACGAACGAACTCGCCGGAACTGTTATTACAGCAGCTGCTGCTGCCCCGGACTGCAACTTCGACGGATCCGTCACCCCAGGCGACCGTACCTGCGTGACGAACCTGCTGGCTGCTTTTGAAACTTGCGTTAACACGCCGTAA